Proteins found in one Methylobacter sp. S3L5C genomic segment:
- the sufU gene encoding Fe-S cluster assembly sulfur transfer protein SufU — protein sequence MFDDLRDLYQEVIFDHNRNPRNFRIIENADRKVEGFNPLCGDRLTLYLQMDGDVITDASFQGSGCAISTASVSLMTEVVKGKTGQEAEALFKKFHEMTTGKDENFNLEAIGKLAVLAGVREYPARVKCATLAWHTLDAALKNEQQAISTE from the coding sequence ATGTTTGATGATTTACGTGACCTTTATCAAGAGGTTATTTTTGACCATAATCGTAACCCACGAAATTTTCGTATCATTGAAAATGCCGATAGAAAAGTCGAAGGATTTAATCCGCTGTGCGGTGATCGCCTGACTTTATATTTGCAAATGGATGGCGACGTGATTACCGACGCCAGTTTTCAGGGTTCAGGTTGTGCTATTTCTACCGCATCTGTTTCGTTAATGACTGAAGTTGTTAAGGGAAAAACCGGGCAGGAAGCTGAAGCGTTATTTAAAAAGTTTCACGAAATGACGACAGGTAAAGATGAAAATTTTAATCTTGAAGCCATAGGTAAGTTGGCAGTACTAGCTGGTGTGCGTGAATATCCGGCACGGGTTAAATGTGCGACACTGGCTTGGCATACCCTTGACGCTGCATTGAAAAATGAACAACAAGCCATTTCTACAGAATAA
- the amoC gene encoding bacterial ammonia monooxygenase, subunit AmoC: MAATTESVKTDAAEAPLLNKRNMFLGAALYVVFYGWVRWYEGVYGWSAGLDSFAPEFETYWMNFLYIEFVLEVITAGLLWGYLWKSRDRKVMSITPREELRRHFTHWTWLVMYGIAIYYGASYFTEQDGTWHQTIVRDTDFTPSHIIEFYLSYPIYIITGGASFLYAKTRLPTYHKGLSLMYLVTVVGPFMILPNVGLNEWGHTFWFMEELFVAPLHYGFVFFGWAALGVMGIVNIEIGAISKLLKKDLA; the protein is encoded by the coding sequence ATGGCAGCTACAACTGAATCAGTTAAAACTGATGCTGCGGAAGCACCGCTGTTAAACAAAAGAAATATGTTCCTAGGCGCTGCGCTCTATGTCGTATTTTATGGTTGGGTTCGTTGGTACGAAGGTGTCTATGGCTGGTCAGCCGGTCTTGACTCATTTGCACCTGAATTCGAAACATACTGGATGAACTTCCTGTATATCGAATTTGTGTTGGAAGTAATCACTGCAGGCCTGTTATGGGGCTACCTGTGGAAATCTCGTGATCGTAAAGTGATGTCAATCACTCCAAGAGAAGAGTTAAGAAGACATTTCACACATTGGACTTGGTTAGTAATGTACGGTATCGCTATTTATTACGGCGCTAGCTACTTTACAGAGCAAGATGGTACATGGCATCAAACTATTGTTCGTGATACTGACTTTACACCAAGTCACATCATTGAATTCTACTTGAGCTATCCTATCTACATCATCACTGGTGGTGCTTCTTTCTTATATGCTAAAACTAGATTGCCAACCTACCATAAAGGCTTGTCACTTATGTATTTAGTAACAGTAGTTGGTCCTTTCATGATCTTGCCAAATGTTGGCTTGAACGAATGGGGTCACACTTTCTGGTTTATGGAAGAATTGTTTGTTGCACCTTTACACTACGGTTTCGTATTCTTCGGATGGGCTGCTTTAGGTGTAATGGGTATTGTAAACATAGAAATTGGAGCTATCTCCAAGCTTCTGAAAAAAGACTTAGCTTAA
- a CDS encoding class I SAM-dependent methyltransferase, whose protein sequence is MQKYTGKLAVLYQGQGDSLPFQELAQRLGVPLYQSINNDSPESFFLTWRDGCLKLLDKELLKKGGLVVDIEPRNGEQRSWPAPKDGALAHALGRKTRTVVDATTGWGQDSLHIFRMGYEVLCMERSPVMVELLLDGFKRLADLEWMQSLNLQSPRLLIGNAIDLLATLESQPDCIYLDPMFPPKRKKSALPKKAMMVLRDLLGDDQDKEQLFASALMAAGKRVVVKSPDYAEPLGGKPNESFHGKLLRYDVYFKS, encoded by the coding sequence GTGCAAAAATACACCGGAAAACTGGCCGTACTCTATCAGGGGCAGGGCGATAGCCTGCCGTTTCAAGAGCTTGCACAAAGGCTAGGTGTTCCTTTATATCAATCCATTAATAATGACAGTCCGGAGAGTTTCTTTTTAACCTGGCGCGATGGTTGTTTAAAGCTACTGGATAAAGAACTACTTAAAAAAGGCGGACTGGTTGTCGATATAGAGCCGCGCAATGGTGAGCAGCGATCATGGCCAGCGCCCAAAGATGGTGCTTTGGCACATGCGCTCGGGCGAAAAACGAGAACGGTTGTTGATGCAACGACAGGATGGGGGCAAGATAGCTTACATATCTTTCGTATGGGCTATGAGGTGCTTTGCATGGAGCGTTCGCCTGTGATGGTCGAGTTGCTGCTTGATGGTTTTAAACGCCTGGCTGACTTGGAGTGGATGCAGAGTCTTAATCTTCAGTCGCCACGATTACTCATCGGTAATGCCATAGATCTGTTGGCAACTTTAGAATCTCAGCCAGACTGTATTTATCTTGATCCGATGTTCCCGCCCAAGCGTAAAAAGTCCGCTCTGCCCAAGAAAGCAATGATGGTTTTACGTGATTTGTTGGGGGATGATCAAGATAAAGAGCAGCTTTTTGCGTCCGCTTTAATGGCTGCCGGAAAGCGGGTGGTAGTAAAAAGTCCGGATTACGCAGAGCCTTTAGGTGGTAAGCCTAATGAAAGTTTTCATGGGAAATTATTACGTTATGATGTTTATTTTAAAAGCTAA
- the amoA gene encoding bacterial ammonia monooxygenase, subunit AmoA gives MSASQSAVRSRAEAVKASRTFDWLILFTLFFVVLGGYHIHYMLTGGDWDFWTDWKDRRLWVTVAPIVSITFPAAVQSMLWYRYRLPFGAVVCILGLLLGEWVNRYLNFWGWTYFPVNFCFPSNLMPGAIVLDVVLMLTGSMTATAVIGGLAWGLLFYPGNWPIIAPLHVPVEYNGMMMTLADLQGYHYVRTGTPEYIRMVEKGTLRTFGKDVAPVSAFFSGFVSILIYFLWHFFGKWFNSTSFVESV, from the coding sequence ATGAGCGCATCTCAATCAGCTGTACGTTCTCGCGCCGAAGCAGTAAAAGCTTCTCGCACGTTCGATTGGCTAATTTTGTTTACATTGTTCTTCGTTGTACTTGGTGGTTATCACATTCACTATATGCTAACCGGTGGTGACTGGGATTTCTGGACTGACTGGAAAGATAGACGTCTATGGGTAACCGTAGCTCCAATCGTTTCAATTACATTCCCGGCTGCTGTTCAATCTATGCTTTGGTATCGTTACCGTTTACCTTTCGGTGCGGTAGTTTGTATTTTAGGTCTGCTCTTAGGTGAGTGGGTCAACAGATATTTAAACTTCTGGGGTTGGACTTATTTCCCAGTAAACTTCTGTTTCCCATCAAACTTAATGCCAGGTGCTATCGTTCTTGACGTTGTATTGATGTTGACAGGTAGTATGACAGCAACTGCAGTTATTGGTGGTTTGGCTTGGGGTCTTTTGTTCTACCCAGGTAACTGGCCAATCATAGCTCCATTACATGTTCCTGTTGAATATAACGGCATGATGATGACACTAGCTGATTTACAAGGTTACCATTACGTAAGAACTGGTACACCTGAGTACATCAGAATGGTTGAAAAAGGTACACTAAGAACATTCGGTAAAGACGTAGCTCCAGTATCAGCGTTCTTCTCTGGTTTCGTTAGTATCTTAATTTACTTCTTGTGGCACTTCTTCGGCAAATGGTTCAATTCGACTTCATTCGTAGAGTCTGTATAA
- a CDS encoding cysteine desulfurase, which yields MTVFDVQKIRQDFPILKEKIRGKDLVYLDNAATCQKPQAVIDSIVHLYSHDYANVHRGVHTLSVRSTDKFEGARTKVKDFINAASEKEIIFVKGATDAINLVAQTYGKANVKPGDEIIITAMEHHSNIVPWQMLCEQTGAVLKVAPINLQGELIFEAFEKLINDKTKLVSVVHMSNALGTINPVKQIIAVAHEKSIPVLLDGAQAIPHMPVDVQDLDCDFYVFSGHKLYAPTGVGVLYGKQALLEAMPPYQGGGDMIRKVTFEETEYNVLPYKFEAGTPNIADVVGLGAAIDYLNAIGMDKIAAYEAELLVYATEKAQQIKGLRIIGEAGHKGAILSFVLDKIHPHDIGTMLDSLGIAIRAGHHCAMPVMDFFQVPATARASFAMYNTKQEIDVLMKGIESLIEVFG from the coding sequence CGCCAGGATTTCCCTATTCTTAAGGAGAAAATTCGTGGCAAGGATCTTGTTTATTTGGATAATGCGGCTACCTGTCAAAAACCACAAGCCGTTATTGACAGCATCGTGCATTTGTACAGCCATGATTATGCCAACGTGCATCGTGGCGTACATACGTTAAGTGTTCGCTCTACCGATAAATTTGAAGGCGCACGTACCAAAGTTAAAGACTTTATTAATGCGGCCAGCGAAAAAGAAATTATTTTTGTTAAAGGCGCTACCGATGCCATTAATCTGGTTGCGCAAACTTACGGTAAAGCCAACGTAAAGCCCGGTGATGAAATTATCATCACCGCGATGGAGCATCATTCCAATATTGTGCCCTGGCAAATGCTCTGTGAGCAAACCGGTGCAGTATTGAAGGTTGCGCCCATAAACTTGCAGGGTGAATTGATATTTGAAGCGTTTGAAAAACTGATCAATGATAAAACCAAGCTGGTTTCCGTGGTCCACATGTCTAATGCGTTGGGCACGATTAATCCTGTTAAGCAAATTATCGCTGTAGCGCATGAAAAAAGTATACCTGTTTTACTTGATGGTGCGCAGGCGATTCCTCACATGCCAGTCGATGTGCAGGATCTGGATTGCGACTTTTATGTTTTTTCCGGACATAAGCTTTATGCCCCGACAGGTGTTGGTGTGCTTTACGGCAAACAAGCGCTGTTGGAAGCTATGCCACCTTATCAAGGCGGTGGTGACATGATTCGCAAAGTCACTTTTGAAGAAACCGAATACAATGTATTGCCGTATAAATTTGAAGCCGGTACGCCGAATATTGCCGATGTTGTCGGTTTGGGCGCAGCTATTGATTACCTAAATGCTATCGGTATGGATAAGATTGCAGCTTACGAGGCTGAGTTACTGGTTTATGCGACCGAAAAGGCGCAGCAAATTAAAGGCCTGCGAATTATTGGTGAAGCTGGCCATAAAGGTGCTATCTTGTCTTTTGTTCTGGATAAAATACACCCACACGATATTGGCACCATGCTTGATAGTTTAGGAATAGCCATCAGGGCGGGTCATCATTGTGCCATGCCGGTAATGGATTTTTTTCAGGTGCCTGCGACAGCAAGAGCCTCATTTGCCATGTATAATACTAAGCAAGAAATTGATGTGTTAATGAAGGGTATAGAATCTTTAATAGAGGTATTTGGCTAA
- the amoB gene encoding bacterial ammonia monooxygenase, subunit AmoB: MKILKDKVAKLSFVALLITVTAAMFYVPTASAHGEKSQAAFMRMRTIHWFDLNWSKEEVAVNDTMTISGKFFVFTGWPETVDKPEISFLNIGIPGPVFIRAGSWIGGQLVPRSVSLELGETYEFKVLLKARRPGDWHVHTMLNVKGGGPIIGPGKWVTITGSMASFVNPVTTLTGETVDLETYNLGNTYFWHGLWYAIGLVWMAYWIRKPLFVPRSIAVEAGKADSLISGADRKVAMGFAAGTIIIVAMSMASTNEKFPITTPLQAGLLRGIKSIDMPATTVKVKIEDATYRVPGRAMQMTMTITNNGDSSIRLGEFNTAGVRFMDADVSVDESGYPDDLLAEEGLTVSDNSPIAPGQSRTVQVTASDAAWEVYRLADLIYDPDSRFAGLLFFYDEAGNRQMITIDAPLIPSFI, encoded by the coding sequence ATGAAAATATTAAAAGACAAGGTTGCTAAGTTATCCTTTGTCGCACTGCTGATTACTGTTACAGCAGCGATGTTTTACGTACCAACTGCATCTGCTCATGGTGAAAAATCTCAAGCCGCATTTATGCGTATGCGGACTATTCACTGGTTTGACCTTAACTGGTCAAAAGAAGAAGTAGCTGTTAATGATACAATGACAATTTCAGGTAAATTCTTTGTATTTACTGGATGGCCTGAAACTGTTGATAAACCAGAAATCTCTTTCTTGAACATTGGTATTCCTGGACCTGTATTTATTCGTGCAGGATCTTGGATCGGTGGTCAATTAGTTCCACGTTCAGTTTCTTTGGAACTGGGTGAGACTTATGAGTTTAAAGTATTATTAAAAGCACGTCGTCCAGGTGACTGGCACGTTCACACTATGTTGAACGTTAAAGGCGGTGGTCCAATTATCGGTCCAGGTAAATGGGTAACTATTACTGGTTCTATGGCCTCTTTTGTAAACCCAGTTACTACTTTGACAGGCGAAACTGTTGATTTGGAAACTTATAACTTGGGTAATACTTACTTCTGGCATGGTTTGTGGTACGCTATTGGTCTAGTTTGGATGGCATACTGGATTCGTAAACCATTGTTTGTTCCACGTTCAATCGCTGTTGAAGCTGGTAAAGCTGATTCATTGATTAGTGGCGCTGACAGAAAAGTTGCGATGGGTTTTGCTGCTGGTACTATCATAATTGTTGCTATGTCTATGGCTAGCACCAATGAGAAGTTCCCAATCACAACTCCTTTGCAAGCTGGTTTGTTACGTGGTATTAAATCAATTGATATGCCTGCTACAACTGTAAAGGTTAAGATTGAAGATGCTACTTACCGTGTACCAGGTCGTGCAATGCAAATGACCATGACTATCACTAACAATGGTGACTCATCTATTCGTTTAGGTGAATTTAACACTGCTGGTGTACGTTTCATGGATGCTGATGTATCTGTTGATGAATCAGGTTATCCTGATGACTTGTTGGCTGAAGAAGGTTTGACTGTTAGTGATAACAGCCCAATCGCTCCAGGTCAATCAAGAACAGTTCAAGTTACTGCTTCTGATGCTGCATGGGAAGTTTATCGTTTAGCTGACTTGATCTATGATCCAGACAGCCGTTTTGCTGGTTTGTTATT
- a CDS encoding non-heme iron oxygenase ferredoxin subunit, protein MSDWVDVIDQNALADGENMVVDVDGTDVAVFKIKGAFYAIEDVCSHDGAEIASGQLDGDEIVCPRHGARFCVKTGEVKSPPAYENITCFPVQIKNDRVQVRDNRWD, encoded by the coding sequence ATGTCTGATTGGGTAGATGTGATAGATCAAAATGCACTCGCAGATGGCGAAAATATGGTTGTTGATGTTGATGGAACTGATGTGGCGGTCTTTAAAATAAAGGGTGCTTTTTATGCCATTGAAGATGTTTGTTCACATGACGGTGCGGAAATTGCCAGTGGACAACTGGACGGCGATGAGATTGTCTGTCCTCGGCATGGTGCGCGCTTTTGCGTTAAAACGGGTGAAGTTAAATCGCCTCCCGCTTATGAAAACATCACCTGTTTTCCGGTACAAATTAAAAACGACAGAGTTCAGGTCAGAGATAACCGCTGGGACTAA